GAGGTGACCATGGCCGCCAGCGGCAGGCCCGCGCCCAGGGTCTTGGACAGGGTCAGGATGTCGGGCGTCACGCCATCGCGCTCGCAGGCGAACATCATCCCGGTGCGGCCCACCCCGGTCTGGGCCTCGTCCAGGATCAGCAGCATGCCGCGCTCCTCGCACTTGCGCTTGAGCGCGGCCATGTAGCCCGCGGGCAGCTCGATGATGCCGCCGCTGCTCAGGATGGGCTCGGCGATGAAGGCCGCCAGCGCGCCGGTGGACTGGGCGTCGACCAGGGCGAAGGCATCGTCCAGCTCGGTCTGCCAGTCCAGCACGCCATCCTTCGTGAAGCGCGGCCGGTAGCTGTTGGGCGCCGGAATGGCCAGCGAGCCCACCGCCGCCGGGCCATAGCCCTTGCGCCCGGCGCTGTAGGTGGCCGCCGCCGCGCCGCCGGTCATGCCGTGCCAGGACTGGGCGAAGCCCACCACCTCCCAGCCGCCGGTCACCAGCTTGGCCATGCGCAGCGCGGCCTCGTTGGACTCGGCGCCGGTGCTCAGCAGCAGGCAGCGGTCCAGCCCGGGCGGCGTGGCCTCGGCCAGGCGGGTGGCCAGCTCCACCACCGGGCGCGAGAGCATGCCGCTGAACAGGTGGTCCAGCGTGTGGATCGATTCGGTCACCACCGCGGCGATCTCCGGATGGGCGTGGCCCAGCAGCGCGCTCATCTGGCCGGAGGTGAAGTCCAGGATGCCGCGGCCGTCGGCGTCGTAGACCCAGCAGCCCTGGGCCCGCTCGATGATCATCGGCTCGAAGCTGCCGCCGTAGCGCACCAGGTGCTGGCGGGCGCGTTGCCAGAAGAGGGGATCGTCGTTGTGGGACATGGGAGGCCTCAGGACAGTGGTCGGGAATGGGGCCATCTTGCGGCGTCGGAGCCATCTGGTAAAACGAAAGCTTCTTGCACCACCCATCAGAAACGCTCATACCGTGCCCGCCAACCTGGACATCGACCTGCTGCGCAGCTGGTTGGCCGTGGCCGACAGCGGCACGCTCAGCCGCGCCGCCCAGCGGGTGCACCGCACCCAGTCGGCGCTGAGCCTGCAGATGCAGCGGCTCGAGGCGGTGGTGGGCCAGCCCCTCTTGCTGCGCACCGGCCGCGGCGTTCGCCTGACCGCGGCGGGTGAACGCCTGCGCGAGCACGCCCAGCGCCTGCTGGCCCTGCACGACCAGGCCCTGGCCGACCTGGCCGAAGACCCGCTCAGTGGCGTGCTGCGCTTTGGCTGCCCGGACGACTACGCGGTGCGCTTCCTGCCGCCGCTGCTGCGCGGCTTTGCCCATCGGCATCCCCGCGTGCTGGTGGAGGTGGTGTGTGCCCCCACGCCGCAGCTGCGCCAGGCCCTGGCCCGGCGCGAGCTGGACCTGGCCCTGGTCTCGGTGGCCGAACCGGCCACGGCCCGGGGCCTGCTGCGCACCGAGCCGCTGGTGTGGGTGGGCGCCCCGGGCGGCGAGGCCCTGCGGGCCGACCCGCTGCCCCTGGCCCTGTCCGGCCCCGAAACCCAGGACCACCAGGCGGCCCTGGCCGCGCTGGCCGGGGCCGGCCGGCGCCACCGCCTGGCCTATGCCAGCGGCAGCCTGGCCGGCCTGCTGGCCGTGGTGCGCTCGGGCCAGGCCATCAGCGTGCTGACCCAGACGGCCGTGCCCGAGGACCTGCTGGTGCTGGGCGACGGTGCGGGCCTGCCGCCGCTGCCCACGCTGGGCATTGTGCTGGCGCACGACCGGCCACGGCCCTCGCCGGTGGCCCAGGCCTTCGAGGCCCTGGTGCAGGAACTGCTGCCCGGCGCCTGAGGCCCCAGACAGACCGGACGGCGGCTCAATCTGCCAGCCACAGCTCCAGGTGGTTGGGCCGCACATTGCCGCATTGGCTGGGCTTGAGCGGGGTCATGTCCAGCGGGTTCAGCAGCGGCGCCAGCGCCTGCTGAACCTGCTGCAGGGTGTCCTGCGACACCTTGTCCGGACAGTAGCGCAGCTGGTGGCGCGCCGGCACCGACCGGGTGGGCACCCGCTCGATGCCAGGGGTCAGCACGCCCGCCTGCTGCAGGGCCGCCAGGGCCTGCTGGGCCAGGGGGCGCCGCTCCTCGCTGCCGATCTGCACATAGACCCGGGCCGGCAGGGTCACGGCCTGGAGTGCCGGCGCCGCCACCCGTGCGGGCGCGGCGGCGGCCGTCACGGCCCCACTGGCCCCACTCGCCCCGTTGCCTGCCGCCACCGCCGCGGTGCCGCTGCCCGCATCCAGCAGGCGGGCCACCTGGTCGGCCTGGGCCCGGGCCTGGGGGCTGGCGTCGGGGGCCGCGCCAAGGGCG
This sequence is a window from Ideonella dechloratans. Protein-coding genes within it:
- a CDS encoding LysR substrate-binding domain-containing protein; this translates as MPANLDIDLLRSWLAVADSGTLSRAAQRVHRTQSALSLQMQRLEAVVGQPLLLRTGRGVRLTAAGERLREHAQRLLALHDQALADLAEDPLSGVLRFGCPDDYAVRFLPPLLRGFAHRHPRVLVEVVCAPTPQLRQALARRELDLALVSVAEPATARGLLRTEPLVWVGAPGGEALRADPLPLALSGPETQDHQAALAALAGAGRRHRLAYASGSLAGLLAVVRSGQAISVLTQTAVPEDLLVLGDGAGLPPLPTLGIVLAHDRPRPSPVAQAFEALVQELLPGA
- a CDS encoding aspartate aminotransferase family protein yields the protein MSHNDDPLFWQRARQHLVRYGGSFEPMIIERAQGCWVYDADGRGILDFTSGQMSALLGHAHPEIAAVVTESIHTLDHLFSGMLSRPVVELATRLAEATPPGLDRCLLLSTGAESNEAALRMAKLVTGGWEVVGFAQSWHGMTGGAAAATYSAGRKGYGPAAVGSLAIPAPNSYRPRFTKDGVLDWQTELDDAFALVDAQSTGALAAFIAEPILSSGGIIELPAGYMAALKRKCEERGMLLILDEAQTGVGRTGMMFACERDGVTPDILTLSKTLGAGLPLAAMVTSAAIEEAAHAKGFLFYTTHVSDPLPAAVGLKVLEVVQRDGLVQRAQVAGERLKAGLLRLQQKHDCIGDVRGRGLLLGLEVVIDRRTKEPAFALGEAIGREAMALGLSMNIVKLPQMGGVFRIAPPLTVSDGEIDQGLALMDQAIEKALSRRTAGAAPAC